In one bacterium genomic region, the following are encoded:
- a CDS encoding DUF2207 domain-containing protein: MKFAHIVFIVVLLLTISQANAYLIESFHSDIEMFTNSSYEVEERIEVNFGNEQRHGIYRDIVYKYRLPMRTYRVLVNILDVTDDSGNEYDIKVKKQGDYVNIRIGSPNYTVSGTHVYRIRYRVENGMLFFDDHDELYWNVTGTEWPCEIKKASATVRLPVGTPEGEIKTICFSGAYGSEAHNCDSNIGDGEVDFWATNALGTYDNLSIAVSIPKGILNKPGFASWVRWYLLDLWPLLLFLFWALWLVIKWNKAGRDPVKMSVAPRYEPPEDLAPAEAGTLIDESVDIRDMTSTIVDLAVRGYIKIFEIEKKKIVLFKKSDYILVKLRNPNNSLKSYEKKVLSALFERGSIEPEDRVQLDSIAPGNENNEAITISSLKDKFYMELPIIKDAIYDGLVANKYFPSRPDHIRQKYAGFGIVLLVVGFPIAAFASNWAFIASFVPAGLMTIIFGKFMPRKTKKGAISAINVAGFEEFVRRVEKDRIERMATEDPTVFERLLPYAMALGVADQWAEAFEGIFKEAPKWFVSGSGQAFHTHLFVHSLGGAIHSTGAAMAARPRSSGAGGGHSGFGGGGFSGGGFGGGGGGAW, translated from the coding sequence TTTTATTGTAGTCTTACTACTGACAATTTCGCAGGCCAATGCCTATCTTATCGAGTCGTTTCATTCCGACATAGAGATGTTCACCAATTCTTCCTATGAGGTTGAAGAGCGTATCGAGGTCAATTTTGGGAATGAGCAGAGGCATGGAATTTATCGAGATATTGTTTATAAATATCGTCTTCCTATGAGGACGTATAGAGTTCTCGTGAATATTCTAGATGTTACAGACGATTCCGGAAACGAATACGATATCAAGGTTAAAAAGCAGGGCGATTATGTGAATATTCGTATTGGCTCGCCTAATTACACTGTTAGTGGAACTCATGTATATCGGATACGTTACCGAGTCGAAAATGGGATGCTGTTTTTCGATGATCATGATGAGCTTTATTGGAATGTTACCGGCACCGAGTGGCCCTGCGAGATAAAAAAGGCATCGGCAACTGTGCGCCTTCCTGTTGGGACACCCGAGGGCGAAATAAAAACTATTTGTTTCAGCGGAGCATATGGCTCGGAAGCCCATAACTGTGACTCAAATATTGGCGATGGAGAGGTCGATTTTTGGGCGACAAATGCGCTTGGAACATACGATAATCTTTCTATTGCTGTCTCGATCCCAAAGGGAATACTTAACAAACCGGGATTTGCGAGTTGGGTGCGTTGGTATCTCCTCGATCTGTGGCCGCTTTTGCTTTTCTTATTCTGGGCTTTATGGCTTGTAATCAAGTGGAATAAGGCTGGACGCGACCCTGTGAAGATGTCTGTCGCACCGAGATATGAGCCGCCAGAAGATCTCGCGCCTGCAGAGGCTGGCACGCTTATAGATGAGAGTGTTGATATACGAGATATGACATCGACGATAGTCGATCTTGCAGTGCGCGGTTATATTAAAATATTCGAAATCGAGAAGAAAAAAATAGTCCTCTTTAAAAAAAGCGATTATATTTTGGTGAAACTTCGAAATCCCAATAATTCGCTCAAATCTTATGAAAAGAAGGTGTTATCTGCACTGTTTGAACGAGGAAGCATAGAGCCTGAAGACCGCGTGCAGCTCGATAGTATTGCCCCGGGAAACGAAAACAATGAGGCGATAACGATTTCGAGCCTTAAAGATAAATTTTATATGGAGCTTCCAATAATAAAGGACGCTATTTATGACGGCCTTGTGGCGAACAAATATTTCCCTTCGCGCCCGGATCATATTCGGCAGAAATATGCCGGTTTTGGGATAGTCCTTCTTGTCGTGGGTTTCCCCATCGCTGCCTTTGCTTCGAATTGGGCTTTTATTGCGAGTTTTGTTCCAGCTGGTCTAATGACTATTATTTTCGGTAAATTTATGCCTAGAAAAACCAAAAAAGGTGCGATTTCTGCAATAAATGTTGCTGGTTTCGAGGAGTTTGTCCGAAGGGTCGAGAAGGATCGTATCGAGCGGATGGCTACTGAGGATCCTACAGTATTCGAAAGACTTCTGCCCTATGCTATGGCTCTCGGTGTTGCCGATCAGTGGGCCGAGGCTTTCGAGGGGATATTCAAGGAAGCACCGAAATGGTTCGTTTCCGGGTCTGGGCAAGCATTCCACACACACCTTTTTGTGCATAGTTTAGGCGGGGCAATACACAGCACGGGTGCGGCTATGGCGGCTCGCCCCCGATCATCCGGCGCTGGTGGTGGTCATAGTGGTTTCGGTGGTGGTGGTTTTTCAGGTGGTGGTTTCGGTGGTGGTGGTGGCGGTGCATGGTAA
- a CDS encoding patatin-like phospholipase family protein, with translation MEEKVSKPKKYALFLSGGGARGSFQVGALKHLIGDLKRNYSIVSGFSIGALSGSMIAQDDFLGLLDMWQGVDSFFDVIAGNPRFYKGLLSMKPLRKLLEKKIDVEKIRESPVEFFFSAVDLQRGINVQLDKNAEPFMDWLLASASLPGVFPPMEIGGHQYVDGGVLAMKPLAPCIKAGADVIDVILCAPLTDWSTKQKFDTIFENIVRSIELAQTEIIGIDIANCRMINKEVAKWRDVKDEANFIENFVLWKVERKKKFPLGKLRQIELNIIEPPADIIGVLEISKDKIKKAIDLGYKKAVDLSLKSNDN, from the coding sequence ATGGAAGAGAAGGTTTCGAAACCAAAAAAATATGCCTTGTTCTTGAGTGGTGGTGGAGCGCGAGGATCGTTTCAAGTTGGTGCACTCAAACACCTCATTGGTGATCTCAAACGTAATTATAGCATAGTCTCCGGTTTTTCGATAGGTGCACTATCTGGCTCCATGATTGCACAGGACGATTTTTTAGGTCTATTAGATATGTGGCAGGGCGTTGACTCGTTTTTCGATGTGATTGCGGGTAATCCGCGATTTTACAAAGGTCTTCTTTCCATGAAGCCTCTTCGCAAACTCCTTGAAAAGAAAATTGATGTCGAGAAAATTCGTGAATCGCCTGTAGAGTTTTTTTTCAGCGCGGTTGATTTGCAGAGAGGGATTAATGTCCAACTCGACAAGAATGCTGAGCCTTTCATGGACTGGTTGTTGGCTTCGGCATCTCTCCCCGGAGTATTTCCTCCCATGGAAATAGGTGGCCATCAGTATGTAGATGGTGGTGTTCTCGCAATGAAACCACTTGCGCCATGCATCAAAGCTGGTGCGGATGTTATCGATGTAATCTTGTGTGCACCGCTTACTGATTGGTCCACGAAGCAAAAATTTGATACTATATTTGAAAATATTGTTAGAAGCATAGAACTAGCTCAAACAGAAATAATAGGGATCGATATTGCTAATTGTCGGATGATTAATAAAGAGGTTGCGAAATGGCGCGATGTCAAAGACGAGGCGAATTTCATCGAGAATTTCGTTCTTTGGAAGGTCGAACGAAAGAAGAAATTCCCTTTAGGTAAACTCAGGCAGATCGAATTAAATATTATCGAACCACCGGCGGATATTATTGGTGTTCTAGAAATTAGCAAGGATAAAATTAAGAAGGCAATCGACCTAGGATATAAAAAAGCTGTTGATCTTTCGTTGAAAAGTAACGATAATTAA
- a CDS encoding radical SAM protein, translating to MGYCRSHAIPKIASVNLHYGEEPPISGERGSGTIFFSGCNLSCIFCQNYPISQLGNGKETNLDSLVDAMLRLQKRGAHNINFVTPSHATVTLEVAIPEARKLGLEIPIVYNTSGYDSLQQLRRLDGLIDIYLSDIRYADHEVAEELSNARDYPEVNRVALIEMQQQVGNLDLDKHGIARRGLVIRHLVFPCGLANTSSALDFIANEISPEAHVALMSQYFPAYKAVDSPSLNRKINKEEWVEAVRLFRSSGLNGWVQKKE from the coding sequence ATGGGATATTGCCGTTCCCATGCTATTCCCAAGATCGCTAGTGTAAACCTGCATTATGGGGAAGAACCTCCAATTTCCGGTGAACGGGGCTCCGGAACGATTTTTTTTTCCGGTTGTAATTTGTCCTGTATATTTTGCCAGAATTATCCGATTAGCCAGCTTGGCAACGGTAAGGAAACAAACCTAGATAGCCTTGTTGATGCGATGCTAAGGCTTCAAAAACGCGGCGCACATAATATTAATTTCGTTACTCCATCACATGCGACAGTTACTTTAGAAGTCGCAATTCCCGAAGCCAGAAAACTCGGCCTTGAAATACCAATAGTTTATAATACATCTGGCTACGACTCGCTCCAGCAACTTCGCAGATTGGACGGACTTATTGATATATACCTTTCAGATATCCGCTATGCTGATCACGAAGTTGCAGAAGAATTGTCGAATGCGCGCGATTACCCCGAAGTCAATCGAGTTGCGTTAATCGAGATGCAGCAGCAAGTTGGCAATCTCGACCTCGACAAGCATGGTATCGCTCGCCGAGGTCTGGTAATTCGACACCTGGTCTTTCCATGCGGTCTCGCGAACACCTCTTCTGCCCTCGATTTCATCGCTAATGAGATTTCGCCTGAAGCTCATGTCGCGCTGATGTCTCAGTATTTCCCTGCCTATAAGGCTGTCGATTCGCCTTCATTAAACCGTAAAATAAACAAAGAGGAGTGGGTCGAGGCTGTGCGCCTTTTTCGTTCATCTGGTCTTAATGGCTGGGTGCAGAAAAAAGAGTAA
- a CDS encoding phosphatidylserine decarboxylase family protein yields the protein MKLDPEGKKYIYVFLVIAVFCAMTQSIVGYVFCGVSVFLSIFSIYFFRDPDRKPPDDINAILSPADGLVATASEYQHPTLGKCNRIGIFMNIFDVHVNRSPIDAKVTGLEYKEGTFKHAGTEGAFENNEQMIIDLEGDGINIQVIQIAGMVARRVICRLEKGQGVKRAERIGLIRFGSRLEVFLPFDKTIISVKKGDRVVCGESSIARKI from the coding sequence TTGAAGCTCGACCCAGAAGGTAAAAAATATATCTATGTTTTCTTGGTCATAGCGGTTTTTTGTGCTATGACTCAAAGCATTGTTGGTTATGTATTTTGCGGAGTGTCAGTTTTCTTGTCCATATTCTCAATATATTTCTTCAGAGATCCCGATAGAAAACCTCCAGACGATATTAATGCAATACTTTCTCCTGCTGATGGCTTAGTCGCGACAGCGAGCGAATACCAACATCCGACACTCGGTAAATGCAATAGAATAGGCATTTTCATGAATATATTTGACGTTCATGTTAATCGCTCGCCCATCGATGCGAAGGTTACTGGTCTCGAATACAAAGAAGGGACATTCAAACACGCTGGCACGGAGGGTGCATTCGAGAACAACGAGCAAATGATTATTGATCTCGAAGGCGATGGTATAAACATACAGGTAATTCAAATAGCCGGTATGGTTGCACGAAGGGTAATTTGTCGGTTAGAAAAAGGACAGGGAGTAAAACGCGCGGAGCGTATCGGTTTAATACGTTTCGGAAGCCGACTGGAGGTATTTCTTCCTTTCGATAAAACCATAATTAGTGTAAAAAAGGGAGATAGGGTAGTTTGCGGAGAAAGCTCGATAGCCAGAAAAATCTAG
- the pssA gene encoding CDP-diacylglycerol--serine O-phosphatidyltransferase gives MRRKLDSQKNLDNLRPVVPGVFTFGNLLCGFLAILHAMGDNPINAAWFILIGAFLDALDGKVARLAKGATPLGVQLDSLADFLTFGIAPIIMMFGVGCFDLRDWRLAIGLLYLFAGAYRLARFNLEAVPEGVDNFTGLPIPAAALTVASGVLFIQKVWPPIVGNGSLGGVAIMAWLMVSNVPYPKRLPRFKLSRQKSIVFVIPILILILGLILAPVYLIYPMMIIYVAFGLARAVFNSLTHRKERLDEKFQSNGECSKEGDGGGSGGEDY, from the coding sequence TTGCGGAGAAAGCTCGATAGCCAGAAAAATCTAGATAATCTGAGGCCTGTTGTTCCGGGTGTGTTTACCTTTGGTAACCTGCTTTGTGGATTCCTTGCCATTCTTCATGCGATGGGAGACAATCCTATCAATGCCGCATGGTTCATTCTTATAGGAGCTTTTCTCGATGCCCTCGATGGCAAAGTTGCACGCCTTGCCAAAGGGGCTACCCCTCTCGGCGTCCAGCTCGACAGTCTCGCGGATTTCCTTACATTCGGCATAGCACCGATAATAATGATGTTTGGAGTAGGCTGTTTCGACCTTCGCGATTGGCGTTTAGCAATAGGTCTTTTATATCTATTTGCAGGCGCTTACAGGCTTGCAAGATTTAACTTAGAAGCAGTGCCCGAAGGGGTTGATAATTTTACAGGGTTACCTATACCGGCTGCGGCTCTAACTGTCGCTAGTGGCGTTCTCTTTATTCAAAAGGTATGGCCTCCTATTGTTGGTAACGGTTCTTTGGGTGGGGTGGCTATTATGGCATGGCTTATGGTCTCTAATGTGCCATATCCCAAGAGGTTACCAAGGTTTAAATTATCCAGACAGAAGAGCATAGTATTTGTTATACCAATATTGATATTAATTTTAGGATTGATTTTAGCACCCGTTTATTTAATTTATCCTATGATGATTATTTATGTGGCTTTCGGTTTAGCTAGGGCTGTTTTTAATTCATTGACACATCGTAAGGAGAGATTGGATGAAAAATTTCAAAGCAACGGTGAATGTTCGAAAGAAGGCGACGGTGGCGGATCCGGAGGGGAAGACTATTAG
- the purS gene encoding phosphoribosylformylglycinamidine synthase subunit PurS yields the protein MADPEGKTISEALVRLGYEEVKKIRTGKVFNVEIATIDADKARGIVEKISEEILSNPIIEVFDFEIEEF from the coding sequence GTGGCGGATCCGGAGGGGAAGACTATTAGCGAAGCTCTCGTCAGATTAGGATACGAGGAAGTTAAAAAGATTAGGACCGGCAAGGTTTTTAATGTTGAGATAGCAACGATAGATGCCGACAAAGCTCGTGGAATAGTCGAAAAAATCTCAGAGGAGATTCTTTCGAATCCTATAATAGAAGTTTTCGATTTTGAAATAGAGGAGTTTTAG
- the purQ gene encoding phosphoribosylformylglycinamidine synthase subunit PurQ, giving the protein MLVGVVVFPGSNCDRDALWAIEKGLGESAKFIWHHDRNLSNVDLVILPGGFSYGDYLRTGVFARFSPVMESVKDFAKKGGLVIGICNGFQVLLEAGLLPGALIANKNLRFLCKDVFIRVEKDDGPFSKSMSVGEVLQIPIAHFGGNYFAEPEELAKLESNGQVVFRYCNKDGDITAESNPNGSLHNIAGITNERGNIMGMMPHPERCSEAILGSDDGLGIFASVKKYLGLMEENIVRRA; this is encoded by the coding sequence GTGTTAGTTGGAGTTGTAGTTTTTCCAGGAAGCAACTGCGACCGCGATGCCCTTTGGGCTATCGAGAAGGGCCTCGGGGAAAGCGCCAAATTTATTTGGCACCACGACAGAAACCTCTCGAATGTAGACCTGGTTATTTTACCGGGAGGGTTCTCTTATGGCGATTACCTTCGCACAGGGGTTTTTGCGCGTTTCAGTCCGGTAATGGAGTCCGTAAAGGATTTCGCAAAAAAGGGTGGCCTTGTAATCGGGATTTGTAATGGGTTTCAAGTTCTTCTGGAGGCTGGATTACTGCCCGGCGCACTGATTGCAAATAAAAATTTACGTTTTCTTTGCAAGGATGTTTTTATTCGCGTAGAAAAAGACGATGGTCCATTCTCGAAGTCGATGTCTGTTGGCGAGGTGCTACAAATACCCATCGCCCATTTCGGAGGCAATTATTTTGCCGAACCAGAAGAGCTTGCAAAATTGGAATCGAATGGCCAGGTGGTTTTTAGATATTGTAATAAGGATGGTGATATTACAGCTGAGTCGAACCCTAATGGTAGTTTACATAACATCGCTGGCATAACCAACGAACGCGGAAATATCATGGGGATGATGCCGCATCCTGAAAGGTGTAGTGAGGCTATTCTCGGGTCTGATGATGGACTAGGCATTTTTGCAAGTGTTAAGAAATATCTAGGTTTAATGGAGGAAAATATTGTCAGAAGGGCGTAA
- a CDS encoding DUF4321 domain-containing protein codes for MSEGRKRFAVVLLAVVVGLLAGALITEILKFILPIGVVKTFFMKEVGFGLNPMEIDLAIIQFTFGLRMSFNFVSLVAIGLTVYYFKWWL; via the coding sequence TTGTCAGAAGGGCGTAAGAGGTTTGCTGTAGTTCTTCTCGCTGTTGTCGTGGGGCTTTTGGCTGGAGCTTTGATTACAGAGATACTGAAATTCATCCTTCCAATAGGTGTAGTAAAGACATTTTTTATGAAGGAGGTTGGATTCGGCTTAAATCCAATGGAGATAGACCTTGCGATTATACAATTCACTTTTGGATTGAGGATGAGTTTTAACTTCGTTTCTCTTGTGGCTATTGGACTTACGGTCTACTACTTCAAGTGGTGGCTGTGA